One window of the Natronomonas marina genome contains the following:
- a CDS encoding tRNA-dihydrouridine synthase produces the protein MFAPRLAVASLSGEAGAEWATRAAPYVGCAFLGGIAIDGATRNAAREMVARDREEFLPPDPVAFVDAQFAALESVDVRPAVNVRSRTLPPISEVGAVCAARGAVLEINAHCRQDEMCAAGAGQRLLREPERLCEQVEAAAESGAAVSVKVRTEVDGVDLPALAGRLDSAGADALHVDAMDSEGVVGEVVEAAPGAFVVANNGVRDRETAVEYLEFGADAVSVGRPSDDPAVLDRVERAVSEWFAREEAVTDA, from the coding sequence ATGTTCGCCCCGCGACTCGCGGTAGCGTCGCTGTCCGGCGAAGCCGGCGCGGAGTGGGCCACGCGCGCCGCGCCGTACGTCGGGTGTGCCTTCCTCGGCGGCATCGCAATCGACGGAGCAACCCGGAACGCGGCCCGCGAGATGGTCGCCCGCGACCGCGAGGAGTTCCTGCCGCCCGACCCCGTCGCCTTCGTCGACGCCCAGTTCGCGGCCCTGGAGTCGGTCGACGTCCGGCCGGCGGTCAACGTCCGGAGCCGGACGCTTCCGCCCATCTCCGAGGTCGGGGCCGTCTGTGCGGCCCGCGGTGCGGTGCTGGAGATCAACGCACACTGCCGGCAGGACGAAATGTGTGCGGCCGGCGCGGGCCAGCGCCTCCTCCGGGAACCGGAGCGGCTCTGCGAGCAGGTCGAGGCGGCCGCCGAGAGCGGTGCGGCCGTCAGCGTCAAGGTCCGCACCGAGGTCGACGGTGTCGACCTGCCGGCGCTGGCCGGTCGCCTCGATTCGGCGGGGGCCGACGCCCTCCACGTCGACGCCATGGACAGCGAGGGCGTCGTCGGCGAGGTCGTCGAGGCCGCGCCCGGCGCCTTCGTCGTCGCCAACAACGGCGTCCGGGACCGCGAGACGGCCGTCGAGTACCTCGAGTTCGGCGCCGACGCCGTCTCGGTCGGCCGCCCCTCCGACGACCCGGCGGTCCTCGACCGGGTCGAGCGGGCGGTCTCGGAGTGGTTCGCCCGGGAGGAGGCGGTCACGGATGCGTGA
- a CDS encoding triphosphoribosyl-dephospho-CoA synthase, with protein sequence MRDAAENGQLALLLEVTGTPKPGNVDRHRDYEGLRFEHFAAGAVGALSGLRLAAEGAPVGRAFERAVAGMSQQSGGNTQFGALLLLTPLVAAAGTDRLSPEGVTELVEATTVEDACDFYRAFDHVDVAVEAPPDDLDALDVRRGSDATDALEARGTTLYDVMELSADRDGVAAEWTNGLARSFEAAEWLLADEGPVYRRASRVFLRLLADEEDTFVVTRNGPEAAAEATRRARAVLDGEEDAEALAEEFVARDINPGTTADLTAAALFVALQRGLEV encoded by the coding sequence ATGCGTGACGCCGCCGAGAACGGGCAGTTGGCCCTGCTCTTGGAGGTGACCGGCACGCCGAAACCGGGCAACGTCGACCGGCACCGCGACTACGAGGGGTTGCGGTTCGAACACTTCGCCGCGGGCGCGGTCGGCGCGCTTTCGGGGCTCCGGCTGGCCGCCGAGGGCGCACCCGTCGGTCGGGCCTTCGAGCGCGCCGTCGCCGGCATGAGCCAGCAGTCCGGCGGCAACACCCAGTTCGGCGCGCTGTTGCTGCTGACGCCGCTGGTGGCGGCCGCCGGGACCGACCGCCTCTCGCCGGAGGGGGTCACCGAACTCGTCGAGGCGACGACCGTCGAGGACGCCTGCGATTTCTACCGGGCCTTCGACCACGTCGACGTGGCGGTCGAGGCCCCGCCCGATGACCTCGACGCCCTCGACGTCCGCCGGGGAAGCGACGCCACCGACGCGCTCGAGGCGCGGGGGACGACGCTGTACGACGTGATGGAACTGTCGGCCGACCGGGACGGCGTCGCCGCCGAGTGGACGAACGGGTTAGCCCGGAGCTTCGAGGCCGCCGAGTGGCTCCTGGCCGACGAGGGACCGGTCTACCGTCGCGCCTCGCGGGTCTTCCTGCGACTGCTGGCCGACGAGGAGGACACCTTCGTCGTCACGCGGAACGGTCCCGAGGCGGCCGCCGAGGCGACCCGGCGGGCGCGGGCGGTGCTGGACGGCGAGGAGGACGCCGAGGCGCTGGCCGAGGAGTTCGTCGCCCGCGACATCAACCCCGGAACGACCGCGGACCTGACGGCGGCGGCGCTGTTCGTCGCCCTCCAGCGGGGGCTGGAGGTGTAA
- a CDS encoding DUF447 domain-containing protein, giving the protein MTDGWPVELRGVTESVVTTLGPNDRWNVAALGLFAGDPVTARTWGRTRTRRNFRERGGGYVQFTRDPVEFVDAACSVRERDDPVLDGADAWVRVDVEATAEGTEGGTGWVDWELTAVESAVERRVVPTTNRGYNAVVEATVAASRLDVPGYDAEELRERIAYFADVAERCGGEREREAFRRLREHADL; this is encoded by the coding sequence GTGACGGACGGCTGGCCCGTCGAGTTGCGCGGCGTCACGGAATCGGTCGTGACGACGCTCGGCCCGAACGACCGCTGGAACGTCGCCGCCCTGGGGCTGTTCGCGGGCGACCCCGTCACCGCCCGGACCTGGGGCCGGACCCGGACCCGGCGGAACTTCCGCGAGCGCGGCGGCGGCTACGTCCAGTTCACCCGCGATCCCGTCGAGTTCGTCGACGCAGCCTGCTCGGTCCGTGAACGGGACGACCCCGTCCTCGACGGCGCCGACGCCTGGGTGCGCGTCGACGTCGAGGCCACGGCCGAGGGCACCGAGGGCGGGACCGGCTGGGTGGACTGGGAACTGACGGCCGTCGAGTCGGCCGTCGAGCGCCGGGTCGTCCCGACGACGAACCGGGGGTACAACGCCGTCGTCGAGGCCACCGTCGCGGCTTCGCGGCTCGACGTGCCCGGCTACGACGCCGAGGAACTCCGCGAGCGGATCGCCTACTTCGCGGACGTGGCCGAGCGCTGTGGCGGCGAACGGGAACGGGAGGCGTTCCGACGACTCCGGGAGCACGCCGACCTGTAG
- a CDS encoding 30S ribosomal protein S17e, which yields MAIKPAYVKKTAKLLMERYPDAFGDDFEHNKELVTELTNVESKGVRNRIAGYITRKQRPVQPA from the coding sequence ATGGCCATCAAGCCCGCCTACGTCAAGAAGACCGCGAAACTCCTCATGGAACGGTATCCGGACGCCTTCGGCGACGACTTCGAGCACAACAAGGAGCTGGTCACGGAGCTGACGAACGTCGAGTCGAAGGGCGTCCGGAACCGAATCGCCGGCTACATCACCCGCAAGCAGCGCCCAGTCCAGCCTGCCTGA
- the asd gene encoding aspartate-semialdehyde dehydrogenase: MSTRVAVLGATGAVGQRLIQLLDPHPDFEIAALTASSNSAGRPYREAAKWRVDTPIPEGVADVTVTETDPGAVPEDVDLCFSSLPSSVGAAVEPGFVEAGYVVSSNSSNARMDDDVPLTIPEVNPDHLGLIEVQREERGWDGALVKNPNCSTITMVPTLAALDGFGVERVNVSTLQAVSGAGYSGVTSMEILDNVLPHIGGETEKMETESRKLLGTFDGAEVHDHGAEVSASCNRVPTLDGHLENVWADLADDPTPEEVAAAMGEFPSLDLHSSPDPLIEVFEAPDRPQPRMDRMLGDGMAVAAGGIESTPNGVQYNCLAHNTIRGAAGASVLNGELLLEEGYI; encoded by the coding sequence ATGTCAACTCGCGTAGCCGTCCTGGGCGCGACCGGCGCCGTCGGACAGCGACTCATCCAGCTCCTCGACCCGCACCCGGACTTCGAGATCGCGGCGCTGACCGCCTCCTCGAACAGTGCCGGCCGACCCTACCGGGAGGCCGCCAAGTGGCGCGTCGACACGCCGATTCCCGAGGGGGTCGCCGACGTCACCGTCACCGAGACCGACCCCGGTGCCGTCCCCGAGGACGTCGACCTGTGTTTCTCGTCGCTACCCTCCAGCGTCGGCGCGGCGGTCGAACCCGGGTTCGTCGAGGCCGGCTACGTCGTCTCCTCGAACTCCTCGAACGCCCGGATGGACGACGACGTCCCGCTGACCATCCCGGAGGTCAATCCCGACCACCTCGGCCTCATCGAGGTCCAGCGCGAGGAGCGTGGCTGGGACGGCGCCCTCGTGAAGAACCCCAACTGCTCGACGATAACGATGGTGCCGACGCTGGCCGCGCTCGACGGGTTCGGTGTCGAGCGGGTCAACGTCTCGACGCTGCAGGCCGTCTCCGGGGCCGGCTACTCCGGCGTCACATCGATGGAGATACTCGACAACGTGCTGCCCCACATCGGCGGCGAGACCGAGAAGATGGAGACCGAGTCCCGGAAGCTACTGGGCACCTTCGACGGGGCCGAGGTCCACGACCACGGCGCCGAGGTCTCGGCGTCCTGCAACCGGGTGCCGACCCTGGACGGCCACCTCGAGAACGTCTGGGCTGACCTGGCCGACGACCCCACGCCCGAGGAGGTCGCGGCCGCAATGGGGGAGTTCCCGAGCCTCGATCTACACTCCTCGCCGGACCCGCTCATCGAGGTGTTCGAGGCGCCGGACCGCCCACAGCCGCGGATGGACCGGATGCTGGGCGACGGGATGGCCGTCGCGGCGGGCGGCATCGAGTCGACGCCGAACGGCGTTCAGTACAACTGTCTCGCGCACAACACCATCCGCGGGGCCGCCGGCGCGAGCGTCCTCAACGGCGAGTTGCTGCTCGAAGAAGGCTACATCTGA
- a CDS encoding universal stress protein: MTRYLVATASAATTEAACEYLNEKLDDDDSVYVLTVDVPDERDDSQAALDTAQVSLADVGEVRTIRRSGTPGREIVAFVRENEIEEIIMGPARGGGISTIGSTTREVLTNVDKPVFVLPADRP, translated from the coding sequence ATGACCCGGTATCTCGTGGCGACGGCCTCGGCCGCGACGACCGAGGCGGCCTGCGAGTACCTCAACGAGAAGCTCGACGACGACGATTCGGTCTACGTGCTGACCGTGGACGTCCCCGACGAGCGCGACGACAGCCAGGCCGCACTGGACACCGCACAGGTCAGCCTCGCCGACGTGGGAGAGGTACGGACCATCCGCCGGTCGGGGACGCCGGGGCGGGAGATCGTCGCGTTCGTCCGGGAGAACGAAATCGAGGAGATAATCATGGGACCGGCCAGAGGCGGTGGTATCTCGACCATCGGTTCGACCACCAGGGAGGTCCTCACCAACGTCGACAAGCCGGTGTTCGTGCTACCGGCGGACCGGCCCTGA
- a CDS encoding D-2-hydroxyacid dehydrogenase, which translates to MELLVLRDGVHRLPTAEYADALRERLPEHTVVHARTPAEEREHVRTADVVTGPRIDASLLEDAEEIRLFACAYAGYGHLPVDELAEADIAVTSATGVHAPNAAEHAVGAILSFSRRFHEAARADRWQPVDPGELAGSTVTVVGLGAIGTAIAERLEPFDVTTLGVRRHPSEGGPTDEVFGPEEFHDALARTDFLVLCCPLTEDTRGLVGDREFGTLPPEAVLVNVARGAVVDTDALVRTLRRGRLGGAVLDVTDPEPLPDDHPIWGLDDVVVTPHTAGATPEYYERLADIVADNVRRLADDRPLRNLAVPAESD; encoded by the coding sequence ATGGAACTGCTCGTCTTGCGGGACGGAGTCCACAGACTTCCCACGGCGGAATACGCCGACGCTTTGCGGGAACGACTCCCCGAACACACGGTCGTCCACGCCCGCACGCCGGCCGAGGAGCGCGAACACGTCCGCACCGCCGACGTGGTCACCGGGCCACGGATCGACGCCTCGCTACTGGAGGACGCAGAGGAAATCCGGCTGTTCGCCTGCGCGTACGCCGGTTACGGACACCTCCCGGTGGACGAACTGGCGGAGGCCGACATCGCCGTGACGAGCGCGACGGGCGTCCACGCGCCGAACGCCGCCGAACACGCCGTCGGTGCTATCCTGTCGTTTTCGCGGCGGTTCCACGAGGCCGCACGCGCCGACCGATGGCAGCCCGTCGACCCCGGAGAGCTCGCCGGGTCGACCGTCACGGTGGTCGGCCTCGGTGCCATCGGAACGGCGATAGCCGAACGGCTGGAGCCGTTCGACGTGACGACGCTCGGCGTTCGACGGCACCCCTCCGAAGGCGGGCCGACCGACGAGGTGTTCGGGCCCGAGGAGTTCCACGACGCGCTCGCACGCACGGACTTTCTCGTCCTCTGTTGTCCGCTGACCGAGGACACGCGCGGACTCGTCGGGGACCGCGAGTTCGGCACTTTACCCCCGGAGGCCGTCCTCGTCAACGTCGCTCGCGGGGCCGTGGTCGACACCGACGCACTCGTCCGGACGCTCCGGCGTGGACGGCTCGGCGGGGCGGTGCTGGACGTCACCGACCCGGAACCGCTACCGGACGACCACCCCATCTGGGGCCTTGACGACGTGGTCGTGACGCCACACACCGCGGGTGCGACCCCCGAATACTACGAACGGCTCGCCGACATCGTCGCGGACAACGTCCGTCGGCTCGCCGACGACCGACCGCTCAGGAACCTGGCAGTCCCGGCCGAAAGCGATTAA
- a CDS encoding MFS transporter — MTSRRQWAALSLATFTRFAGAILMGTALAVVVESRTSAFAAGVVGTAYYAGLMFLSPFWGALADITGRRRLVLLVTGIGGVLAALPLVVADTVPVAVGSRGLYAAFLAGFAPVALAIASHHGGTTGRGRSIGIFNSARSGGFAVGYVVAGGLLEYVTPVDIYWAVAGLTFLSTVAVVAVADPTPTPDSEPTVREVLAETRRRLFPAPDDRGHLTTNGLLWLYVAVALRNVAVLGIMAIMAPFLVSVVGVTQLLMGVLLAFNHGSQVVFMYALGVVADRVGRKPLVVVGMVGSAIFAVMAAGLTVAPPGPLRLGFGVATFVVLGGSFSAMTIGGLAFISDVAPADRESELMGIRETAKGVGGVVGPAAVGGLATLTSYELAFAAASLVGFLAAGLVAWGLVETYDTERMRVVIEG, encoded by the coding sequence ATGACGAGTCGTCGGCAGTGGGCTGCCCTGAGTCTCGCGACCTTCACGCGGTTCGCCGGCGCCATCCTCATGGGGACGGCGCTGGCGGTCGTCGTCGAGTCGCGGACCTCGGCCTTCGCGGCCGGCGTGGTCGGCACGGCCTACTACGCCGGGCTGATGTTCCTCTCACCGTTCTGGGGCGCACTCGCCGACATCACCGGCCGTCGGCGTCTGGTGTTGCTCGTGACGGGTATCGGCGGCGTGCTGGCGGCGCTGCCGCTTGTCGTCGCCGACACGGTCCCGGTCGCCGTCGGGTCTCGGGGGCTGTACGCCGCCTTCCTCGCCGGGTTCGCGCCGGTCGCGCTCGCCATCGCCAGCCACCACGGCGGAACCACGGGCCGTGGTCGCTCCATCGGCATCTTCAACAGCGCCCGCTCCGGCGGGTTCGCGGTCGGCTACGTCGTCGCGGGCGGGCTACTCGAGTACGTCACCCCTGTCGACATCTACTGGGCCGTCGCGGGGCTGACCTTCCTCTCGACGGTCGCGGTCGTCGCCGTCGCCGACCCGACGCCGACGCCCGACAGCGAGCCGACCGTCCGGGAGGTGCTGGCGGAGACCCGCCGGCGGCTGTTTCCGGCGCCCGACGACCGAGGTCACCTCACGACGAACGGTCTGCTGTGGCTCTACGTCGCCGTCGCGCTCCGCAACGTGGCGGTACTCGGCATCATGGCCATCATGGCGCCGTTCCTTGTTTCGGTCGTCGGCGTCACGCAACTCCTCATGGGCGTGTTGCTCGCTTTCAACCACGGTTCGCAGGTCGTTTTCATGTACGCCCTCGGCGTCGTCGCCGACCGGGTCGGCCGCAAGCCGCTCGTCGTCGTCGGGATGGTCGGCAGCGCCATCTTCGCGGTGATGGCCGCCGGCCTCACGGTCGCCCCACCGGGGCCGCTCCGCCTCGGCTTCGGCGTCGCCACCTTCGTCGTGCTCGGGGGCTCGTTCTCGGCGATGACCATCGGCGGCCTGGCGTTCATAAGCGACGTGGCGCCGGCCGACCGCGAGTCGGAGCTGATGGGCATCCGGGAGACGGCCAAGGGCGTCGGCGGTGTCGTGGGACCGGCGGCCGTTGGCGGGCTGGCGACGCTGACCAGCTACGAACTCGCCTTCGCGGCCGCGAGTCTCGTCGGGTTCCTCGCGGCGGGGCTGGTCGCGTGGGGGCTCGTCGAGACCTACGACACCGAGCGGATGCGGGTCGTCATCGAGGGGTGA
- a CDS encoding enoyl-CoA hydratase/isomerase family protein — protein sequence MSDYRTIDVRREGSVARLAFDRPDAHNALNERMAEEIATAAQKLASDDDVRCIAVTANGPVFNSGADLTALAGDGSDEPRLRSLTADLHEFVSQLVRAPKPVVTGVNGVAAGGGLGPAICGDIVLVAESARFEFAYPRIGLSGDGGSTYLLPRLVGLRRAQELTFRDEPVDAEAAVEMGLATEVVDDDALDERLTAEAERLADGPTRAYAATKRLLVESFDNSLDGHLGAEAEAISELTNSEDFARGHAAFGGGDEPDFVGE from the coding sequence ATGTCCGATTACCGTACCATCGACGTGCGTCGGGAGGGTTCCGTCGCTCGACTCGCCTTCGATCGGCCCGACGCGCACAACGCGCTGAACGAGCGGATGGCCGAGGAGATCGCCACAGCGGCCCAGAAACTGGCCAGCGACGACGACGTGCGGTGCATCGCGGTCACAGCCAACGGCCCAGTCTTCAACAGCGGCGCGGATCTGACCGCGCTTGCGGGCGACGGCAGCGACGAACCTCGGTTGCGTTCGCTCACCGCCGACCTCCACGAGTTCGTGAGCCAGCTCGTGCGCGCGCCGAAGCCGGTCGTCACGGGTGTCAACGGCGTCGCCGCCGGCGGCGGGCTCGGACCCGCGATCTGTGGCGACATCGTACTCGTCGCCGAGTCGGCCCGCTTCGAGTTCGCCTACCCGCGGATCGGGCTATCGGGCGACGGCGGGTCGACGTACCTCTTGCCCCGACTGGTCGGCCTCCGGCGCGCCCAGGAGCTGACCTTCCGCGACGAGCCGGTCGACGCCGAGGCGGCCGTCGAGATGGGCCTGGCGACCGAAGTCGTCGACGACGACGCCCTCGACGAGCGACTCACCGCGGAGGCCGAGCGGCTGGCAGACGGGCCGACGCGAGCCTACGCCGCGACCAAACGGCTCCTCGTCGAGAGCTTCGACAACTCGCTGGACGGCCACCTCGGCGCCGAGGCGGAGGCCATCTCCGAGCTGACGAACAGCGAGGACTTCGCGCGCGGCCACGCGGCCTTCGGCGGCGGCGACGAGCCCGACTTCGTCGGCGAGTGA
- the hisD gene encoding histidinol dehydrogenase, with amino-acid sequence MNVSTVADLTPDERAALFERDAGVGAVREDVADIVDRVRTEGDVALRDFASEFDDVEVGNLDITDEAERAYGTVDDDVREAIETAAENVRAFHERQVPDDWRERFDGRELGRRFRPLERVGVYAPGGTAAYPSSALMGVVPAKVAGVDHVAVATPPAEELNEATLAAIHVAGADAVYQVGGAQAVAALAYGTETVSAVQKVVGPGNRWVTAAKAAVRGDVEIDFLAGPSELLVVCDDTADPELVAADMVAQAEHDTNAAVACVTDDEATAEAVADACDRQAGKREREDIIRAALDQDASGVFLARSISEAVLFAEEYAAEHLSIVTDDDEAVLDRIDSAGSVFLGAHSPVAAGDYASGPNHVLPTGGLARVAGGLSVDHFLRSSTVQRLDAGALADLRETVTTLARAEGLEAHAESVERRFDDGE; translated from the coding sequence ATGAACGTCAGCACCGTCGCGGACCTCACGCCCGACGAGCGGGCCGCGCTGTTCGAGCGGGACGCCGGCGTCGGCGCGGTCCGCGAGGACGTCGCGGACATCGTCGACCGGGTCCGCACCGAGGGCGACGTCGCGCTCCGGGACTTCGCCAGCGAGTTCGACGACGTCGAGGTCGGCAACCTCGACATCACCGACGAGGCCGAGCGGGCGTACGGGACCGTCGACGACGACGTTCGAGAGGCCATCGAGACGGCCGCCGAGAACGTCCGCGCCTTCCACGAGCGGCAGGTCCCCGACGACTGGCGCGAGCGCTTCGACGGGCGAGAACTCGGTCGCCGGTTCCGCCCGCTGGAGCGGGTCGGCGTCTACGCGCCCGGCGGGACCGCGGCGTACCCCTCCAGTGCGCTGATGGGCGTCGTCCCGGCGAAGGTCGCGGGCGTCGACCACGTCGCCGTCGCCACGCCGCCAGCCGAGGAGTTGAACGAGGCAACGCTCGCGGCCATCCACGTCGCGGGCGCCGACGCCGTCTACCAGGTCGGCGGTGCCCAGGCGGTCGCGGCGCTCGCCTACGGCACCGAGACGGTCTCGGCGGTCCAGAAGGTGGTCGGCCCCGGCAACCGCTGGGTCACCGCGGCGAAGGCGGCGGTCCGCGGCGACGTGGAGATCGACTTCCTGGCCGGACCGTCGGAGTTGCTCGTCGTCTGTGACGACACCGCCGACCCCGAACTCGTCGCCGCCGACATGGTCGCCCAGGCCGAACACGACACGAACGCGGCCGTCGCCTGCGTCACCGACGACGAGGCGACCGCCGAGGCGGTCGCCGACGCCTGCGACCGCCAGGCGGGAAAGCGAGAACGGGAGGACATCATCCGGGCGGCGCTCGATCAGGACGCCTCCGGCGTCTTCCTCGCGCGCTCGATTTCGGAGGCCGTCCTGTTCGCCGAGGAGTACGCCGCAGAGCACCTCTCCATCGTCACCGACGACGACGAGGCCGTCCTGGACCGCATCGACTCGGCGGGCAGCGTCTTCCTTGGCGCGCACTCGCCGGTCGCCGCCGGCGACTACGCCAGCGGCCCGAACCACGTCCTGCCGACGGGCGGGCTGGCACGGGTCGCCGGCGGCCTCTCGGTGGACCACTTCCTCCGGTCGAGTACGGTCCAGCGACTCGACGCCGGGGCGCTGGCTGACCTCCGGGAGACGGTGACGACGCTGGCCCGCGCGGAGGGGCTGGAGGCCCACGCCGAGAGCGTCGAGCGCCGCTTCGACGACGGCGAGTGA
- a CDS encoding metal-dependent transcriptional regulator, with protein sequence MLSAVMEDYIKAIYSIQDEGDERVATSELADYLDVTSPTVSSMLNKLEERGLIDREEYRGVTLTEEGEVVALEILRHHRLLEAFLTEHLDYDWADVHEEADRLEHHVSEELTERIAETLDNPGVDPHGDPIPDADLELPDSGSTARLSMAEEGDRVVVQRIRHQGDEELRYLSKAGIEPGVELEVLEIAPFGLVTVETPAGEQGLPEEIAGIIETAPATEAEA encoded by the coding sequence ATGCTGAGCGCCGTCATGGAGGATTACATCAAGGCGATATACTCCATTCAGGACGAGGGCGACGAGCGAGTGGCCACCTCGGAACTGGCCGACTACCTGGACGTGACCTCCCCGACGGTTTCGAGCATGCTGAACAAACTCGAGGAGCGCGGCCTCATCGACCGCGAGGAGTACCGCGGCGTCACCCTCACCGAGGAGGGCGAGGTCGTCGCCCTCGAGATTCTGCGGCACCACCGACTCTTGGAGGCGTTTCTGACGGAACATCTCGACTACGACTGGGCCGACGTCCACGAGGAGGCCGACCGCCTCGAACACCACGTCTCCGAGGAACTCACCGAGCGCATCGCGGAGACGCTGGACAACCCCGGCGTCGACCCGCACGGCGACCCGATCCCGGACGCCGACCTGGAGTTGCCGGACTCGGGGTCGACGGCGCGGCTCTCGATGGCCGAGGAGGGCGACCGCGTGGTCGTCCAGCGCATCCGCCACCAGGGCGACGAGGAGCTACGCTACCTCTCGAAGGCGGGCATCGAACCCGGCGTCGAACTGGAGGTGCTGGAGATAGCGCCGTTCGGTCTGGTGACCGTCGAGACGCCGGCCGGCGAACAGGGCCTGCCCGAGGAGATAGCCGGTATCATCGAGACGGCGCCAGCGACCGAAGCCGAGGCCTGA
- a CDS encoding ArsR/SmtB family transcription factor — MSLLPSRLDVSPSPDEPRVLDIDGEDADAAFDALGSDTARHVLGATYEEPRTPAEIREEVGTSLQNVHYHLDNLESAGLIEPAGTGYSEKGNEVTVYAPASEAVVLFAGEEGDGSRLRERLKSLFGLALVVGLATAVFSVVTDWLAPSSGPETTDDVGMRTADAPAQSAADAAAAVDPVVAFFLGGCAVVAVLAVWWLLRPRLRSLAPSR; from the coding sequence ATGAGTCTGTTACCGAGCCGTCTGGACGTGTCGCCGTCGCCCGACGAACCGCGCGTCCTCGACATCGACGGGGAGGACGCCGACGCCGCATTCGACGCGCTCGGCTCCGACACCGCCCGCCACGTCCTCGGCGCCACCTACGAGGAGCCCCGGACGCCCGCCGAGATACGCGAGGAGGTCGGCACCTCCCTGCAGAACGTCCACTACCACCTCGACAACCTCGAGAGCGCGGGCCTCATCGAACCGGCCGGCACCGGCTACTCGGAGAAGGGCAACGAGGTGACCGTCTACGCGCCCGCGAGCGAGGCCGTCGTGCTCTTCGCCGGCGAGGAGGGCGACGGGTCGCGGCTGCGCGAACGGCTGAAGAGTCTCTTCGGACTCGCCCTCGTCGTCGGACTGGCGACGGCCGTCTTCTCGGTCGTGACCGACTGGCTGGCACCCTCGTCCGGGCCGGAGACGACCGACGACGTCGGAATGCGGACGGCCGACGCGCCCGCCCAGAGCGCCGCCGACGCCGCGGCCGCAGTCGACCCCGTGGTCGCGTTCTTCCTCGGGGGCTGTGCGGTGGTGGCGGTACTGGCCGTCTGGTGGCTGCTCAGGCCTCGGCTTCGGTCGCTGGCGCCGTCTCGATGA
- a CDS encoding MTH865 family protein, which translates to MVDKEDLREQFTEAFEGADYPVNSPMDLVPALPQGPGTTFESGDFSMTAMELNTKAGGEQEFPYEDVDDLVDDIMNGLEDQDYI; encoded by the coding sequence ATGGTCGACAAAGAAGACCTCCGCGAGCAGTTCACCGAAGCGTTCGAAGGCGCCGACTACCCCGTCAACAGCCCGATGGACCTGGTCCCGGCGCTGCCGCAGGGTCCCGGCACGACGTTCGAGTCGGGTGACTTCTCGATGACCGCGATGGAGCTCAACACCAAGGCCGGCGGGGAGCAGGAGTTCCCCTACGAGGACGTCGACGACCTCGTCGACGACATCATGAACGGCCTCGAGGACCAGGACTACATCTAG
- a CDS encoding universal stress protein, whose protein sequence is MFDDILVPTDDSESARAAVDYAENLASRFDARVHALCVVDSRSLENAPRYDQLKADRTELVERTCEELAEGIAAESAVRTDVPHEAILQYATEHGIDLVVMGTHGRTGVERYLLGSVTEKVVRLSDVPVLTVKATDDGGVTYPYDDVLVPTDGSAGAEAAVAPAVAVASAYGARVHALSVIDTMSMGVDVRSSAILDALEESARAAVELVDERATEASVPGVETAIEHGSPYRAIRSYVEDHGVDLVVMGTHGRSGIERYLLGSVAEKTVRTSPVPVMTVRQSE, encoded by the coding sequence ATGTTCGACGATATCCTCGTCCCGACCGACGACAGCGAGTCCGCACGGGCGGCCGTCGACTACGCCGAGAACCTGGCCTCCCGATTCGACGCGAGGGTACACGCGCTGTGTGTCGTCGATTCCAGGTCCCTGGAGAACGCCCCACGGTACGACCAACTCAAAGCGGACCGCACGGAACTGGTCGAGCGAACCTGCGAGGAACTCGCCGAGGGTATCGCGGCCGAATCGGCTGTCAGGACCGACGTTCCCCACGAGGCGATCCTGCAGTACGCGACCGAACACGGAATCGATCTGGTCGTGATGGGCACCCACGGGCGGACCGGCGTCGAACGGTATCTCCTCGGCAGCGTCACCGAGAAGGTCGTCCGACTGTCGGACGTGCCGGTCCTGACGGTGAAGGCGACGGACGACGGCGGGGTCACGTACCCCTACGACGACGTCCTGGTGCCGACCGACGGCAGCGCGGGCGCGGAGGCGGCCGTCGCCCCGGCCGTCGCCGTCGCCAGCGCGTACGGCGCCCGCGTGCACGCACTCTCGGTCATCGACACGATGTCGATGGGCGTGGACGTTCGTTCCAGCGCCATCCTCGACGCGCTCGAGGAGTCGGCACGGGCGGCGGTGGAACTCGTCGACGAGCGCGCGACCGAGGCGTCCGTTCCCGGCGTCGAAACCGCGATAGAGCACGGAAGCCCCTATCGAGCGATCCGCTCCTACGTCGAGGACCACGGCGTGGACCTGGTCGTGATGGGCACCCACGGCCGGAGCGGTATCGAGCGGTACCTCCTCGGCAGCGTCGCTGAGAAGACGGTTCGGACGTCGCCGGTCCCCGTGATGACGGTTCGGCAATCGGAGTGA